TAGAACTTATACAATGGATAATTTCCCTTGACTCATACGGATACTCTATTGCAACTTGGGAACTTCTGTCATTAGTTAAATGGTTGAAAAGATTTGCGGAAGGAATGATAGAAGGATGATAAGAAAATAGGAGTTTAGATATGAGTTATCAAGGTAATTACAATCAGAGATCTAGCGGGACTAACAATTATATACTCATAGTGAAGAGATGCATATTCTTGACACCAAGAGATACTTCTGATATTCTAGCAAAAAATATTGAGATGAAAGAAAAGATTGATAAATCAAAGAGAGGGATGAAAGATTGGTTTTATGACATCAATTCTAGTATTGACTTTAACCTATACTTACTTTTTACAAAATATTTACCAGCGTATGGGGAGAATTCAAAAGGTCTTCCCGATTTCAAAGGTAATGAGAAGACAAAATATCTTGAAGCCATAAAAAACCACTTTTCTAGCAATACAAATACGAAAAGTTACCAATCTCTAAAGAATTTAGCAAAAGGAAACTATGATAGGATTCAAAATTTAATCAAATCTCTTCTGAATTTAGGATACGCTTGCAAGTCCATAGAAGCCATCCCCAAATGGCGTCTTGTTGTAGGGCTTGGAGCATCACACCCACAGGAAACATCAATGATACTACATCACATATACGGAATTCCTTACATACCCGGTAGCGCAGTAAAAGGTATAACTAGACACTGGGCATTAACTTGCTTTGCAGATAAAATCTCATCTCAAAAAAACTCTGACTTCTACAAGGAAATAGAACAATTGTCAAAAGGATTGGATGGAGGATTTAAAGAAGGTAGTTTATATGGTAATCTATCAATACAATTATTGGACAAGAAAGTAGAGAAGGAGGAGAAAATAGAACTTTCTGATTTAGTTGAAATCTTTGGAACTCAAGAACAAAAAGGCAAAGTCATATTTATGGATGCCTACCCTGTTGATGAGATTAAGTTGGAAATAGACATTATGAACCCACACTATCCTGATTACTACTCTGGTAATAAACCCCCAGCAGACTGTCAAAACCCAAACCCTATAACCTTCCTAACAGTCGGTAAAACCAAGTTCCAATTCTGCTTACTTTCAAAAGACAATAACCTACTGAACAAAGCAACTTTGCTTCTGGAGGAAGCACTCAAAGAGCACGGAATAGGAGCAAAAACTGCGCTAGGATATGGAATATTTGATATTTAGTATTAGGTGGTAGGAGGTAGTAAATGGAAGACAAGGAGTTTCACATAATAAGTAGCGGTGTTTCTATAATAACAAACCTTAAGTCAAAAGAAGGGCTGTACACAGATATAAAAATCTCTGACGAAAATCGTTGGAAGCAGATAGTAAATAATCCGGTAGAAATTAGTAGGGTTGTTGAAATCGTAAAATCCAAACCTATGGAAATGTCAGCAGAACTAAACACATTCTTAAGAGTAGTTGATGGTAAAAATCCATCAAACATATCGGTGTATCTGTTTGGAACGAATACTGCTTCAAATGAACTCTGTAGAATAGCGATACAGGAGTATCTTAAGGAAAAAGGTTATGTTCTATACTCTGCTCTTGATGTTAGCGGTTATTTCCACGAAGCTAAGTATGATCCTAGTTTTGCGAAAGATGAATTTCAGGAAGGTTTGTCAAGACTTATAGATATTCTAATATACATAGCGCTCAAGAAGAAGGAGGAAGGCTATACAGTATTCTTTAATCCGACAGGAGGGCTTAAGGCTCATGTCATAGCTACTGCTATGGCTGGCTTTATAACAGGATCTCAAGTGTATTATATGAACGAAGAATTTAACGATGTTGTGTTTTTACCTAACCTTTTCTATCTTCCTAGGGGTAAGGAGTTAATACTACTCAATATATTAGCACAAAGAGGAGAGGTAAGTATAGACGACTTGATTACCAGCGAACTTGATGACAAGGTATCTCAAGAATATAGAGATGGTATCCAAAGACTTAGTCTCTATGGGCTTGTGGAAGTAAAGAATGATAGGGTAATACTAACACAAAGAGGATTGATGGTATCAAGTAGTTTAGGTGGTAAGTAATACAAGAATCTAGAAAGTAAATGATCAAGATTCGTAATACTCGGGGAAATTTGAGATTAAGATACTGGTAGCAAATTGGGGAAGACCATAAGTATAGAGTGAGGTCAATTGTTATTACGAAAATTTAAGTGTAAGTTTCAGAATAAGAATTTACCAAAGCATTGAAGGTAGAGTGTAGAGTTTTCATGTGGATGGTTATGGTTCTGAAATTCGTAGAGTATGGTTCGTAGGTGATGTCTTTTTAATCTTTTGGCTTGTATTCATAATCTTTGACTTTGTTGTTAGGGATTCCTTTACTTTGACTTTTTCTACCTTCATTGATTATCATTAAATGCAATTATGCTAAAAAAGATTGTTTTGGTCGGAGTAGCAGTTGTAGTTTTATTCCATATTATTTTCATAATACTATCGTCATCTTATGTTGTGTATCTGAAGTATAACAATCCTAAAACTACACCTCTTATGGAATACCGAAAGAGAGAACTGGGGTTGAAGGAAGTTAAGCATAATTATGTTCCTATCAAACGTATTCCAAAGATGGTTACAAAAATGCTTATAATAGCTGAAGATTACAACTTCTACCGACATAGGGGTGTTGATATGGAAGGACTTATGTTAGCGGTGAGTAAGAATGTTAAGATAGGGAATATGAAATACTACGGTGGAAGCACAATATCGCAGCAAGTTGCTAGAACTATGATGCTTATACCTAAAAAGAGTTTCTTTAGAAAATACCTTGAACTCATAGTTGCTCTTGAGATGGAATTGATACTCGGTAAGGAGAGGATACTGGAACTATACTTAAACTACGCAGAGTGG
The genomic region above belongs to Spirochaetota bacterium and contains:
- the cmr6 gene encoding type III-B CRISPR module RAMP protein Cmr6, whose amino-acid sequence is MSYQGNYNQRSSGTNNYILIVKRCIFLTPRDTSDILAKNIEMKEKIDKSKRGMKDWFYDINSSIDFNLYLLFTKYLPAYGENSKGLPDFKGNEKTKYLEAIKNHFSSNTNTKSYQSLKNLAKGNYDRIQNLIKSLLNLGYACKSIEAIPKWRLVVGLGASHPQETSMILHHIYGIPYIPGSAVKGITRHWALTCFADKISSQKNSDFYKEIEQLSKGLDGGFKEGSLYGNLSIQLLDKKVEKEEKIELSDLVEIFGTQEQKGKVIFMDAYPVDEIKLEIDIMNPHYPDYYSGNKPPADCQNPNPITFLTVGKTKFQFCLLSKDNNLLNKATLLLEEALKEHGIGAKTALGYGIFDI
- a CDS encoding putative CRISPR-associated protein, which gives rise to MEDKEFHIISSGVSIITNLKSKEGLYTDIKISDENRWKQIVNNPVEISRVVEIVKSKPMEMSAELNTFLRVVDGKNPSNISVYLFGTNTASNELCRIAIQEYLKEKGYVLYSALDVSGYFHEAKYDPSFAKDEFQEGLSRLIDILIYIALKKKEEGYTVFFNPTGGLKAHVIATAMAGFITGSQVYYMNEEFNDVVFLPNLFYLPRGKELILLNILAQRGEVSIDDLITSELDDKVSQEYRDGIQRLSLYGLVEVKNDRVILTQRGLMVSSSLGGK
- the mtgA gene encoding monofunctional biosynthetic peptidoglycan transglycosylase; the protein is MLKKIVLVGVAVVVLFHIIFIILSSSYVVYLKYNNPKTTPLMEYRKRELGLKEVKHNYVPIKRIPKMVTKMLIIAEDYNFYRHRGVDMEGLMLAVSKNVKIGNMKYYGGSTISQQVARTMMLIPKKSFFRKYLELIVALEMELILGKERILELYLNYAEWGKGIFGISSASRYFFKKEVGSLSFEEAVRLVAVLPNPKIYSPFSVSKLVENRVELIKRYYNN